In the Tenuifilum sp. 4138str genome, TGGTACGATCCCAATGCCGATAACCCGGTTGCACATGTATCGGTGGCAAAACCAATTACCTATGGGAATGGAAAGAAAACAATTGTTCTGGTTGATTGCGGAGTAAAAAACAACATCCTGCGTTGCCTTTTAAGACGCGATGTACAGGTTATTCGCGTGCCTTTCAACTATAACTTTTTGAGCCAGCAATTCGATGGTGTTCTCATCTCCAATGGTCCGGGCGACCCCAAGGTGAACATTGAAACCATTGAGAATATTCGTCGGCTAATTGAAATGGATAAACCGGTAATGGGAATTTGCCTGGGTAATCAGCTTTTGGCTTTGGCCTCAGGGGCAAATACCTATAAGCTACCCTATGGTCATAGGGGGCATAATCAGCCTGTGAGGCTAAAAGGGACTGACCGCTGCTTTGTTACCTCGCAAAACCATGGTTTTGCAATTGAGCCATCGACCCTTTCCGAAGAATGGGAGGTGATGTTTGAAAACCTGAACGATGGAACCTGCGAGGGTATAAGGCATAAAGCCAAGCCTTTTTTTGCAGTTCAGTTTCATCCGGAGGCTTCGGGAGGACCAAACGATACCGAGTTCCTGTTCGATGAGTTTATTAACCTAATTGACAACAAGTAAAATAGATTTATATGCCACATTTACCCAAATACAGCAAAGTTTTAGTGCTTGGTTCGGGAGCGCTTAAGATTGGCGAGGCCGGCGAATTCGACTACAGCGGTTCACAGGCGCTAAAGGCACTAAAGGAGGAGGGAATAGCAACAGTTCTGGTAAATCCCAACATTGCCACGGTTCAAACCAGTCAGGATGTGGCCGATACCATCTACTTTGAACCAGTAAAACCCGAAACGGTCCGACAAATCATTGAGAAGGAACACCCCGATGGAATATTCCTCTCGTTTGGTGGACAAACCGCACTAAACTGCGGGGTGGAGCTTTACCAGAATGGAACACTCCGGGAGTTCAATGTTGAAGTGCTTGGTACGCCAGTTAGCACTATTATCAACACTGAGGATCGGGAACTCTTTGTTAAAGAGTTAAACCAAATCGGGGTGAGCACTCCACGAAGCATTGCCGTGAATACTGTGACTGAAGCGATTGATGCCGCTCAACAAATTGGATACCCTGTTATTGTTCGTGCTGCCTTTACTCTGGGAGGGCAGGGTAGCGGATTTTGCTCAAATCCGCAAGAGTTAAAGGCTTTGGCAACCAATGCGCTCACTTATGCACCACAAATACTGGTTGAAGAATCGCTAAAGGGCTGGAAAGAGGTTGAGTACGAGGTGGTGCGCGATAGGTTCGATAATTGCATAACAGTTTGCAATATGGAAAACTTCGACCCATTAGGCATTCATACTGGCGAAAGCATAGTAGTTGCGCCTTCGCAAACGCTATCAAACTCCGAGTACCATAATTTACGGGCACTCTCAATAAAAATCGTTCGTCACCTGGGAATAGTAGGGGAGTGTAATGTTCAGTTTGCGCTCGATCCTAGTAGTGAGAATTATAGAGTGATTGAGGTAAACGCTCGCTTATCGCGCTCATCGGCTTTGGCATCCAAAGCTACCGGTTACCCACTAGCATTTGTAGCTGCCAAGTTAGGTTTAGGCTATGGCCTGTTTGAGCTAAAAAACTCCGTTACCCAGAAAACAACGGCATTCTTTGAACCTGCCCTCGACTATGTTGTGGTAAAAATACCCCGATGGGATTTGGCTAAGTTTAAGGGGGCATCGCGCCAAATTGGGTCGGCTATGAAGAGCGTGGGTGAGGTTATGGCCATAGGCCGTTCATTTGAGGAAGCCATTCAAAAAGGCCTTAGGATGATAGGGCAGGGAATGCATGGGCTTGTAGCAAATCAGCATTTTAACCCTTCGGACCTTAAACAGATGCTTGAGAATCCTACTGATCAAAGGATTTTTGCCATTGCCCAGGCATTTGAGCAAGGATGGAGTGCGGAGGATATTAATGCAATCACAAGAATTGATCGTTGGTTTCTCGATAAGCTTCAGGGTATAGTTGAACTTTCCAGGCATCTTGCAGGTTACTCAGCCATTGAGCAAGTGCCATCGGAACTTGTTGTTCAAGCTAAACGGAAAGGCTTTTCCGATTTCCAGTTGGCTCGTATCATTTACAATCCATCCAACAATAAAATTGAGCAGTACCAACAGCAAGTACGGAACTACAGGAAAATCTGTGGGATTGTTCCTTGTGTAAAGCAGATTGACACATTGGCAGCCGAATTCCCATCGGAAACAGCATACCTTTACATGACCTACCATGGTAATGAGGACGATACATCCGTAAAACCTAAGCCCAAAGTTCTTGTTTTGGGTTCAGGTGCATATCGTATTGGTAGTTCTGTTGAATTTGATTGGTGCACCGTTAGTGCAGTAAAGGAGCTCCGGCGCTTGGGATTTGAGGCGATTGTTGTGAACTACAACCCCGAAACCGTAAGTACCGATTACGACGTATGCGATAAGCTTTACTTTGACGAGCTTTCCTTTGAGAGGGTGATGGATATTGTTGAGGTTGAGCGTCCGTTAGGTGTAATAGTATCGGTTGGTGGACAAATACCCAATAATCTGGCAGGAAGGCTGAGTAAAGCAGGGGTGATGGTTCTGGGAACCTCACCCGTTTCAATTGATATGGCCGAAGATCGACAAAAATTCTCGGCTTTGCTCGATAAACTCGGTATCGATCAGCCAGAGTGGCAGGAGTTAACCACCATGGAACAGGTGCAGGAGTTCGTAAATCGTGTTGGTTATCCCGTTTTAATTCGTCCTTCCTACGTCCTTTCGGGTTCGGCAATGAATGTGGTTTCAAACGCCGACGATTTGAACGAGTACTTAACTGTTGCAGCCGAAGTGTCCAAAGCCCACCCGGTTGTAATCTCTGAGTTTATCGAAGGGGCAAAGGAAATTGAATACGATGCTGTGGCTAATAATGGTCGGATATTTGTTGATGCCGTATCGGAACATATTGAGTTTGCTGGCGTTCACTCGGGCGATGCTACCTTGGTATTTCCGCCCCAGCGCCTCTACCTGGAAACCATCCGCCGTATTAGGCGTGTTGCTGCAGCTCTTGCAGCCGAACTAAAAATTACAGGCCCTTTTAACATTCAGTTTTTGGCAAAGAACAACCAAATAAAGGTAATAGAGTGCAACCTCAGGGCAAGTAGAAGTTTTCCGTTTGTTTCAAAGGTGATGAATTTTGATATGATAGCCGTTGCCGTTGATTTTATGATGGGTGTAGCACCTAAAACCAATCCACCATCGATGCTCGATATTGCCCATGTGGGCGTAAAAGCCTCACAGTTCTCATTTGGAAGGATTACCTTTGCCGACCCGGTGCTGGGTGTTGAGATGGCCTCAACCGGTGAGGTTGGCTGCATTGGGCAAAGTGTTAATGTGGCCTTGCTTAAAGCGATGTTGTCGGTAGGGCATAGAATTCCACAGGGTTCAATCTTGGTTTCATCTGGGCCTTTAAGGTCAAAACTCTCCCTTATCGATCCCATTGCCCGTTTGGCCAGGCGCGGTTTTGTAATCTATGCAACAAGGGGAACTGCATCGTTCCTTAACGACCATGGCATATCTGCCATTGCCGTTTCCTGGCCCGATGAGCCAGAAAATGCTCCCAATAGCCTGAATCTTATTCAGAATCGACTGGTTGATTTGGTAATCAATATCCCTAAAAATCTCTCGCGCAGCGAGCTCGATAACGACTATACCATTCGCCGTTCAGCTGTTGATTACAACATCCCGCTAATTACCAATGCTCGACTTGCAGCCGCTTTTATTGAGGCGTTTCTGAATACCGATAATATCCAAATGGAGGTGAAAAGCTATAATGAACTAGTTGGAAGTTAGGATAGGGTCCTACTAAACTTATTTTGGTTAACTTTGTTTACTAAGGTTCATTTAATACCGTGAGATATGGAGTATGAGATGTCAAATATTCTTATAGCATTTGGTTTAACACTTTTTGCTGGTCTTTCAACAGGTATTGGGAGTGCTATTGCTTTTTTTTCAAAGCATACCAATACTAAGTTTCTGTCGCTTGCGCTAGGGTTTTCGGCTGGCGTGATGATTTATGTGTCGTTTATTGAAATTTTTTCCAAGGCACGTGAGTCGCTGGTCGATGCAATTGGCTTACATTTAGGTTCATGGATTACGGTTGCCTCCTTTTTCGGAGGTATGGCGGTTATTGCGCTGATTGATAAGTTTATACCCGAGCAGGAAAACCCCCACGAGGTTATGCTGGTTGAGGATGCAGAAAGTGGCCGAAAGCGTAAAGGGAAGCTGATGCGCATGGGGCTCTTTACAGCCTTAGCCATCGCCATCCATAACTTCCCCGAGGGCTTGGCCACGTTCACCGCAGCTTTATCGAACCCTAACTTGGGGATTGCCATTGCTGTTGCCATTGCAATACATAATATTCCTGAAGGTATTGCTGTTTCAGTACCCATTTTCTATGCTACAGGCGATAAGCGAAAGGCGTTTAGGCTATCGTTCCTCTCGGGTCTTGCTGAGCCTATTGGTGCTATAGTTGGATATTTGCTGCTTATGCCGTTTATTAATGGCGTTACATTTGGAATTCTGTTTGCCGCAGTTGCAGGTATAATGGTGTTTATCTCTGTTGATGAGTTACTTCCTGCTGCCCGCGAGTATGGTGAGCACCACCTTTCCATTTACGGACTTATTGGTGGCATGATAGTCATGTCAATCAGCTTGTTAATGTTTATTTGATAAACTAATAAACTTATCCCTAACAAATTACTATAATAAATTGCTGAGTCTTTGGTTGAGTTAATATTTATCGATTTTGTGAATCAATATATAACTTCAACCTTTTTGTACACTTTATTTACCACCTCTTCGGTTACAGGGGTTTGTCCTTTTTTGTAACCCAAATCGGTTACCCTAAAGTATTTGTAATCGGTAAAACCATGTCTATCCAGTATGCGTTTACCGCAATCGGTGGGGCAACCATCGAGCATAAGTATATTCTTTGATTTGAAGGCCTCGATGGACGGCTCTATACCTGCTCCAATCACTGCTAGGCAGTTCATCTTTCGCACTCCATTATCTCTAAGATTGCGGGCAACCAAATCGGTTACTTGTCCTAAATCGCAAGCGCCTGAACAGGCTAAAACCATGTACTCATCAACGCCACATAGGCACCCATGTCTTTCTTTGTTTTCCATATTAAATTATTTTTTTACAAGTTTTGAAACAATTTTTTTTGTGATAGGCATTACTACTAAAACCGTTGGAAATGCAACGAGGAAAGAGATTCCCCAACCCTTCATCCATATTAATAATTCGAAACCATGGTTCAAAAGAGCCATCACTAGCGTTACAACGCAAGTCATTATGGCAACCATGATGAACATTGAAAGCACGTTGGCCTGTTTTTCGTTTAACTTCATATGTTAGTTTTTTTAAAGTTTATACTCAAAGCTTAACACTATATGATTCTGAAAATTAACACTGCTGTCTTTGGGTTTCCAACCCTGATAGTTTAGTGAAATGTTTACCCCTTTAACAGGATTGTAATGAATTCCAGCAATATAAGTATTCCCAATTCCACTGTAATACCAGCTTTGTGCATCGCCGCTTATGGTGTTGGCCTGTAGCTGGTCGAAACGGCCAAATAGCTCCACATTCTTTGCAACGGAAACGCTACAGTAAACCGATAATCCGTAAAGGTTATGTTTGTTTATGTTTAAATGATTCTTGCGGTAGTTATACTCGGCGCCAATTCTGAACTTATCATCCAATTTATAGCCGGTAAAAATCGAGAATAGCTGTTGCTCCGATGGTTTTAGCGGGTTGTCCGATTTTGTGTAATCGGTGTAAAATCGGGTTTGTAGCCCCTTTATTGGGTTAAAATCAATGCCTCCGGCTATCTTAACATCGCCGTATTCATCCTGGTCGTACCGAAAGCCCTCGCCATTGGTTAGCGCAATATCGAAACCGAGCATCTCGTTAACCGTAAAATACCCGATTATCCCCAAATCGCCACTGGGTATTCCGTAATACTTATCCTGAAAGGTAGGTGCAACATAGCGGTAACCCCAAAACTTCTCCTGCGTAATGTAATGGTTCTGCAAAACGCCGCCAGCCTGTATTCTAACAAAGCTATTGGGTTTCCACTCAATGGATGCGAACTTTAAGGTCATTGTGTAGTAGCTGCCCTCCTTCGATTTATTGGTAACATCAAGGCTATTGCCCGATGTATCTCGCACTTCAATCTGTCCAACCGTGGTTGGGCGACCTGCATCAATAATAATTTTACCCGAGATTTGCTTGCTGAACTGGTACTCGTAGCCAAAGTGTGCACGGCCAAACCAAAATCCGTAGGTCTTTTTTGCATTTTTGGTGGCGTTGTAATCGAAATTGCCAAAAACCTGAATTATTGGTTTACCATTTGGTTTGAATGTGGAATCGGATGTTTGAGCAGTTGCAATGTATTTTGAAAAAAATACAAGTGCTGCAAGGAGTGCTGGTTTCATAGCTAACTTTATTGTTATGGTTGTTTAACTTCAAACTTTTTCCCTTTTAAGTACTTTTCCATGGCAAAGCCAATGAGTATGAATATTGGCAGGGTTATTAGAGTTCTCAGGAGCGAGAATTTGAGCCCCAAAAATCCTATCTCGAAGGTTATCATCGGAATTTTAATGGTGGAGTATGCCCCAAGGTAAATAAATATGTTTCGGATATTACAGCCCTTAATCCAGAGTAGATAGGCAAAGGGAAAGGCTCCG is a window encoding:
- the carA gene encoding glutamine-hydrolyzing carbamoyl-phosphate synthase small subunit, with product MNQQQKAKLVLEDGSVFTGYSFGYTGNTSGEVVFNTAMNGYPESLTDPSYFGQILVATFPLVGNYGVPEPNPLGGIEQNWESSMIHIKGLVVCEYSQNYSHWNANKSLGQWLNENKIPAISGIDTRKLTKQLREKGCMLGKIIVDGDTDWYDPNADNPVAHVSVAKPITYGNGKKTIVLVDCGVKNNILRCLLRRDVQVIRVPFNYNFLSQQFDGVLISNGPGDPKVNIETIENIRRLIEMDKPVMGICLGNQLLALASGANTYKLPYGHRGHNQPVRLKGTDRCFVTSQNHGFAIEPSTLSEEWEVMFENLNDGTCEGIRHKAKPFFAVQFHPEASGGPNDTEFLFDEFINLIDNK
- the carB gene encoding carbamoyl-phosphate synthase (glutamine-hydrolyzing) large subunit; this translates as MPHLPKYSKVLVLGSGALKIGEAGEFDYSGSQALKALKEEGIATVLVNPNIATVQTSQDVADTIYFEPVKPETVRQIIEKEHPDGIFLSFGGQTALNCGVELYQNGTLREFNVEVLGTPVSTIINTEDRELFVKELNQIGVSTPRSIAVNTVTEAIDAAQQIGYPVIVRAAFTLGGQGSGFCSNPQELKALATNALTYAPQILVEESLKGWKEVEYEVVRDRFDNCITVCNMENFDPLGIHTGESIVVAPSQTLSNSEYHNLRALSIKIVRHLGIVGECNVQFALDPSSENYRVIEVNARLSRSSALASKATGYPLAFVAAKLGLGYGLFELKNSVTQKTTAFFEPALDYVVVKIPRWDLAKFKGASRQIGSAMKSVGEVMAIGRSFEEAIQKGLRMIGQGMHGLVANQHFNPSDLKQMLENPTDQRIFAIAQAFEQGWSAEDINAITRIDRWFLDKLQGIVELSRHLAGYSAIEQVPSELVVQAKRKGFSDFQLARIIYNPSNNKIEQYQQQVRNYRKICGIVPCVKQIDTLAAEFPSETAYLYMTYHGNEDDTSVKPKPKVLVLGSGAYRIGSSVEFDWCTVSAVKELRRLGFEAIVVNYNPETVSTDYDVCDKLYFDELSFERVMDIVEVERPLGVIVSVGGQIPNNLAGRLSKAGVMVLGTSPVSIDMAEDRQKFSALLDKLGIDQPEWQELTTMEQVQEFVNRVGYPVLIRPSYVLSGSAMNVVSNADDLNEYLTVAAEVSKAHPVVISEFIEGAKEIEYDAVANNGRIFVDAVSEHIEFAGVHSGDATLVFPPQRLYLETIRRIRRVAAALAAELKITGPFNIQFLAKNNQIKVIECNLRASRSFPFVSKVMNFDMIAVAVDFMMGVAPKTNPPSMLDIAHVGVKASQFSFGRITFADPVLGVEMASTGEVGCIGQSVNVALLKAMLSVGHRIPQGSILVSSGPLRSKLSLIDPIARLARRGFVIYATRGTASFLNDHGISAIAVSWPDEPENAPNSLNLIQNRLVDLVINIPKNLSRSELDNDYTIRRSAVDYNIPLITNARLAAAFIEAFLNTDNIQMEVKSYNELVGS
- the zupT gene encoding zinc transporter ZupT; amino-acid sequence: MEYEMSNILIAFGLTLFAGLSTGIGSAIAFFSKHTNTKFLSLALGFSAGVMIYVSFIEIFSKARESLVDAIGLHLGSWITVASFFGGMAVIALIDKFIPEQENPHEVMLVEDAESGRKRKGKLMRMGLFTALAIAIHNFPEGLATFTAALSNPNLGIAIAVAIAIHNIPEGIAVSVPIFYATGDKRKAFRLSFLSGLAEPIGAIVGYLLLMPFINGVTFGILFAAVAGIMVFISVDELLPAAREYGEHHLSIYGLIGGMIVMSISLLMFI
- a CDS encoding putative zinc-binding protein; the protein is MENKERHGCLCGVDEYMVLACSGACDLGQVTDLVARNLRDNGVRKMNCLAVIGAGIEPSIEAFKSKNILMLDGCPTDCGKRILDRHGFTDYKYFRVTDLGYKKGQTPVTEEVVNKVYKKVEVIY
- a CDS encoding DUF2798 domain-containing protein; the encoded protein is MKLNEKQANVLSMFIMVAIMTCVVTLVMALLNHGFELLIWMKGWGISFLVAFPTVLVVMPITKKIVSKLVKK